A genome region from Panthera leo isolate Ple1 chromosome A2, P.leo_Ple1_pat1.1, whole genome shotgun sequence includes the following:
- the LOC122214268 gene encoding serine protease 44-like isoform X1: MASRGGFLGLQLCLLLLQPLLGKDYRPSHGPALTSGSPETPSPPGLLESSMPVSTATPGPPTLTVGEAAESTQTTGSQTFSPQVSQPGCGHRSMRIVGGVAAPRRKWPWHVSLQINNKHIRGGSLIASRWVLTAAHCVTGHEDYTVRLGDKSLYPNSKTTLVVPVEDIVCHRFFDDTTLRHDIALALLAFAVNYSSYMQPVCLPEKSFQAETGTECWVTGWGQPEEVLAPMPVLLQETEQHILHHKKCNWILQTQLGTFRSMVRKGMICAYRAEKKGICKGDSGGPLVCEFNETWVQVGIVSWGIGCGRRNFPAVYTEVSFYRDWVTDHLSQACSWDSAGFFILLCLVLPLGILVAP, encoded by the exons ATGGCGTCCCGCGGGGGTTTTCTGGgcctccagctctgcctcctgcTCCTCCAGCCTCTGCTCG GTAAGGATTATCGCCCCAGCCACGGTCCTGCGTTGACCTCAGGAAGCCCAGAGACGCCGTCGCCTCCAGGGCTCCTGGAATCCTCGATGCCAGTATCCACTGCAACCCCTGGGCCTCCAACACTCACAGTGGGAGAGGCTGCAGAGTCCACCCAGACTACTGGATCCCAAACGTTCTCTCCTCAAG TGAGCCAACCAGGATGCGGCCACAGGTCTATGAGGATAGTTGGGGGAGTGGCGGCCCCCAGGAGGAAGTGGCCCTGGCACGTGAGCCTGCAGATCAATAACAAACACATACGCGGAGGCTCCCTCATTGCCAGCCGGTGGGTGCTGACCGCTGCCCACTGCGTCACTGG CCATGAGGACTATACAGTACGGCTGGGAGACAAATCGTTATATCCTAATTCCAAAACGACACTGGTGGTTCCAGTTGAAGACATCGTTTGCCACCGCTTTTTTGACGATACAACTTTGAGGCACGACATTGCCCTCGCTCTGCTGGCCTTTGCTGTGAATTACTCCTCCTACATGCAGCCTGTGTGCCTCCCTGAGAAGTCTTTCCAAGCAGAAACTGGGACGGAGTGCTGGGTGACTGGCTGGGGCCAACCGGAAGAAG TTTTAGCACCGATGCCAGTTCTTCTGCAGGAGACGGAGCAACACATTCTTCACCACAAGAAATGCAACTGGATATTGCAGACACAGTTAGGAACGTTTCGCAGCATGGTGAGAAAAGGGATGATCTGTGCCTATCGAGCAGAGAAGAAGGGTATCTGTAAG ggAGATTCTGGAGGCCCCCTGGTCTGTGAATTTAATGAAACATGGGTCCAGGTGGGGATTGTGAGCTGGGGCATTGGCTGTGGTCGCAGAAATTTTCCTGCAGTTTATACAGAAGTTAGTTTCTATAGGGACTGGGTCACTGATCACTTGAGTCAGGCTTGCTCTTGGGACTCAGCAGGCTTTTTCATACTTCTGTGCCTGGTGCTGCCCCTGGGCATCCTGGTGGCCCCATGA
- the LOC122214268 gene encoding serine protease 44-like isoform X2, with protein MASRGGFLGLQLCLLLLQPLLGKDYRPSHGPALTSGSPETPSPPGLLESSMPVSTATPGPPTLTVGEAAESTQTTGSQTFSPQVSQPGCGHRSMRIVGGVAAPRRKWPWHVSLQINNKHIRGGSLIASRWVLTAAHCVTGHEDYTVRLGDKSLYPNSKTTLVVPVEDIVCHRFFDDTTLRHDIALALLAFAVNYSSYMQPVCLPEKSFQAETGTECWVTGWGQPEEVLAPMPVLLQETEQHILHHKKCNWILQTQLGTFRSMGDSGGPLVCEFNETWVQVGIVSWGIGCGRRNFPAVYTEVSFYRDWVTDHLSQACSWDSAGFFILLCLVLPLGILVAP; from the exons ATGGCGTCCCGCGGGGGTTTTCTGGgcctccagctctgcctcctgcTCCTCCAGCCTCTGCTCG GTAAGGATTATCGCCCCAGCCACGGTCCTGCGTTGACCTCAGGAAGCCCAGAGACGCCGTCGCCTCCAGGGCTCCTGGAATCCTCGATGCCAGTATCCACTGCAACCCCTGGGCCTCCAACACTCACAGTGGGAGAGGCTGCAGAGTCCACCCAGACTACTGGATCCCAAACGTTCTCTCCTCAAG TGAGCCAACCAGGATGCGGCCACAGGTCTATGAGGATAGTTGGGGGAGTGGCGGCCCCCAGGAGGAAGTGGCCCTGGCACGTGAGCCTGCAGATCAATAACAAACACATACGCGGAGGCTCCCTCATTGCCAGCCGGTGGGTGCTGACCGCTGCCCACTGCGTCACTGG CCATGAGGACTATACAGTACGGCTGGGAGACAAATCGTTATATCCTAATTCCAAAACGACACTGGTGGTTCCAGTTGAAGACATCGTTTGCCACCGCTTTTTTGACGATACAACTTTGAGGCACGACATTGCCCTCGCTCTGCTGGCCTTTGCTGTGAATTACTCCTCCTACATGCAGCCTGTGTGCCTCCCTGAGAAGTCTTTCCAAGCAGAAACTGGGACGGAGTGCTGGGTGACTGGCTGGGGCCAACCGGAAGAAG TTTTAGCACCGATGCCAGTTCTTCTGCAGGAGACGGAGCAACACATTCTTCACCACAAGAAATGCAACTGGATATTGCAGACACAGTTAGGAACGTTTCGCAGCATG ggAGATTCTGGAGGCCCCCTGGTCTGTGAATTTAATGAAACATGGGTCCAGGTGGGGATTGTGAGCTGGGGCATTGGCTGTGGTCGCAGAAATTTTCCTGCAGTTTATACAGAAGTTAGTTTCTATAGGGACTGGGTCACTGATCACTTGAGTCAGGCTTGCTCTTGGGACTCAGCAGGCTTTTTCATACTTCTGTGCCTGGTGCTGCCCCTGGGCATCCTGGTGGCCCCATGA
- the LOC122214268 gene encoding serine protease 44-like isoform X3 translates to MPVSTATPGPPTLTVGEAAESTQTTGSQTFSPQVSQPGCGHRSMRIVGGVAAPRRKWPWHVSLQINNKHIRGGSLIASRWVLTAAHCVTGHEDYTVRLGDKSLYPNSKTTLVVPVEDIVCHRFFDDTTLRHDIALALLAFAVNYSSYMQPVCLPEKSFQAETGTECWVTGWGQPEEVLAPMPVLLQETEQHILHHKKCNWILQTQLGTFRSMVRKGMICAYRAEKKGICKGDSGGPLVCEFNETWVQVGIVSWGIGCGRRNFPAVYTEVSFYRDWVTDHLSQACSWDSAGFFILLCLVLPLGILVAP, encoded by the exons ATGCCAGTATCCACTGCAACCCCTGGGCCTCCAACACTCACAGTGGGAGAGGCTGCAGAGTCCACCCAGACTACTGGATCCCAAACGTTCTCTCCTCAAG TGAGCCAACCAGGATGCGGCCACAGGTCTATGAGGATAGTTGGGGGAGTGGCGGCCCCCAGGAGGAAGTGGCCCTGGCACGTGAGCCTGCAGATCAATAACAAACACATACGCGGAGGCTCCCTCATTGCCAGCCGGTGGGTGCTGACCGCTGCCCACTGCGTCACTGG CCATGAGGACTATACAGTACGGCTGGGAGACAAATCGTTATATCCTAATTCCAAAACGACACTGGTGGTTCCAGTTGAAGACATCGTTTGCCACCGCTTTTTTGACGATACAACTTTGAGGCACGACATTGCCCTCGCTCTGCTGGCCTTTGCTGTGAATTACTCCTCCTACATGCAGCCTGTGTGCCTCCCTGAGAAGTCTTTCCAAGCAGAAACTGGGACGGAGTGCTGGGTGACTGGCTGGGGCCAACCGGAAGAAG TTTTAGCACCGATGCCAGTTCTTCTGCAGGAGACGGAGCAACACATTCTTCACCACAAGAAATGCAACTGGATATTGCAGACACAGTTAGGAACGTTTCGCAGCATGGTGAGAAAAGGGATGATCTGTGCCTATCGAGCAGAGAAGAAGGGTATCTGTAAG ggAGATTCTGGAGGCCCCCTGGTCTGTGAATTTAATGAAACATGGGTCCAGGTGGGGATTGTGAGCTGGGGCATTGGCTGTGGTCGCAGAAATTTTCCTGCAGTTTATACAGAAGTTAGTTTCTATAGGGACTGGGTCACTGATCACTTGAGTCAGGCTTGCTCTTGGGACTCAGCAGGCTTTTTCATACTTCTGTGCCTGGTGCTGCCCCTGGGCATCCTGGTGGCCCCATGA